In the Parashewanella tropica genome, AATTTAGGCGCTGTTTTTCCTGGGATCTGGGCTGTGGTGATGATGATATCTACATCTTTAGCTTGCTCGGCAAATAGTGCCATTTCAGCGGCGATAAACTCTTCAGACATCACTTTAGCGTAGCCATCTGAGCTACCACCTTGTTCGTCACTAAAATCTAATTTTAAAAATTCACCACCCATGGATTCAATTTGTTCAGCGACCTCTAGGCGAGTGTCAAAGGCGCGAACAATGGCACCCAATGAGCCTGCTGCGCCAATGGCGGCGAGCCCTGCAACGCCTGCACCAATCACTAACACTTTGGCTGGTGGAACTTTTCCGGCTGCGGTAATTTGCCCTGTAAAAAAGCGCCCAAATTCATGAGCCGCTTCAACAACAGCACGATAACCACTGATGTTAGCCATGGATGACAAGGCATCTAGGGACTGAGCGCGTGAAATACGCGGCACCATATCCATTGCTAAAACTGTGATGTCTTTATCGGCCAGTAGTTGAACTAACTCAGGGTTTTGAGCAGGCCAAATGAAACTGACTAAAATTGTGCCAGCCTGCATCTTACTGATTTCTTCAGGAGTGGGCGCATTGACCTTAAAGATCATTGAAGCATGCCAAACATCACTTGAGACTTTCGCCCCAGCTTCAGTAAAGGCGTTATCTGTAAAACTGGAGGCGACTCCAGCTTCATTTTCAACAACAACATCAAATCCCAATTTGATTAATTGCTTGACGCTGTTGGGAGTCGCGGCAATTCGATGTTCACCGACTTGTTCCCTTGGTATTCCAATAAGCATGGCGGTTCTCTAATTTGAATGAAAATGTTACTGAGTAAAAAACAAGCGTTTTCAACAATATGGTAGACATGCTTAAAAAGCAATCACGATTAGCTTGTTATTTGTACTCTGTATATTTTGTAGACCGTAGAATGGGAAAATACATTGCATTATTGGCCGCTTTGGTGCGAATTAAGTTGGCTAAGTTGTTGCTGTAATCACAAAAATCGAAGTTACAGGTAGGAGGTGTGTGGGTATAACTGTGTATCTTAGAGTGAAATTTATCCAATGCCATTCAAGAAATGCGGTATACTGTCGATGATCTTCAATAAGAAGACGATAACAATTTCATTTATGATGCGAACATTCTTAATTTCTCTCATACTCATAGCTGCTGTTCCTGTTAAGGCTGAAATACAAGCGGTTGATATCTATTCTGTTAAACAGTTGAGTCAATTGATCCACCAAGATCGTTACTTACAGCAAGTGAAACATGATGATTGTCAGCTCGTTGAAGATATTGAAGCCAGAGCTGAAGTATTAAAAGAGCCCCTGTATCAATTTTTATGGGGTGAGATGCTGCTGACAGGTACGTGTGTCCCACAAGACAGTCGTCGCGGAATGACACAGCTAACAGCCAGTGCCAACCAAGGCAGTAATGAGGCATTATTTCGATTGGCACGCTATTATGACGAAGGTGATCGCGTCATAGAAAATAATGAAACGGCAGTCAAATACGCATTACCCGCGGCGAGTGGTGGTTATATCCCAGCGCAAATGTTATTGGTGAAATTGCTCAATGAGGGCTACGGCAGTCCTTTTGATTATGAACAGAGTTACAAGCTGCTGTATCACAATGTATTTGACGATAAAGTCAGCAAAGATAAAGCTGAAAAATTATTGAAACGATTGGCGACTAAAATGCCAGCAAGTATTGTAAAAAGGGCGCAGAAAAGAAGGTAACGTAAAATGACCCTGCGCCATAAAGGAAACTGAATGACACAAGATCCGCATTTAAAGCGAGAGCAAGAAAAGTACGAAAATCCAATTCCTAGTCGAGAATTCATTCTTGACCATTTAACCAAGCAAACTGCCCCCATGAGCCGTGAAAAAATTGCTGCGGCGCTCAATATTACTGATGAAGAACAACTGGAAGCGCTCAGAAGAAGACTGAGAGCGATGGAGCGAGACGGGCAGTTAGTATTTACGCGTAACCGTTGCTACGGCTTACCTGAGCGTATGGACTTATTATCCGGAACCGTTCTTGGGCACAAAGACGGCTTTGGCTTCTTTCAGCCCGATCAAGGTGGCGATGATCTCTATATTTCAGCCCGTGATATGCAAATGTACTTTCACGGCGATAAAGTGCTGGCACAACCAGCGGCTGAACATGGACGCGGTAAAAAAGACGCTCGAATCGTCCGCTTAACTACACAAAGAACCGCGCCATTAGTCGGCCGTTATTATCTTGATGCCGGCATGGGCTTTTTCGTGGCGGATGATAAACGCATCACGCAAGAAGTCATCATTGCCCCAGAAGATAAAAACGGCGCCCGAAATGGTGATGTGGTGGTCGTCGAGCTTACTCGTCGTCCGAGCCGATACATTAAAGCCACTGCCAAAGTGACCGAAGTAATTGGTAAAGATAAAGCACCGGGAATGGAGATTGAAATTGCGCTTCGCAATTACGAACTGCCACACACTTGGTCGCCATTGATTGAAAAGAAACTACGCCGTATCCCCGATGAAGTTACCGAAGCCGAAAAACAAGGACGAGTGGATTTACGTCATCTGCCGTTAGTCACCATTGATGGTGAAGATGCCCGTGACTTTGATGATGCTGTGTATTGCGAGCGCAAAAAAAGCGGCGG is a window encoding:
- a CDS encoding Re/Si-specific NAD(P)(+) transhydrogenase subunit alpha; amino-acid sequence: MLIGIPREQVGEHRIAATPNSVKQLIKLGFDVVVENEAGVASSFTDNAFTEAGAKVSSDVWHASMIFKVNAPTPEEISKMQAGTILVSFIWPAQNPELVQLLADKDITVLAMDMVPRISRAQSLDALSSMANISGYRAVVEAAHEFGRFFTGQITAAGKVPPAKVLVIGAGVAGLAAIGAAGSLGAIVRAFDTRLEVAEQIESMGGEFLKLDFSDEQGGSSDGYAKVMSEEFIAAEMALFAEQAKDVDIIITTAQIPGKTAPKLISKAMVDSMKPGSVIVDLAAGSGGNVEPSVAGRKIVTDNGVTVIGYTDLAGRLPTQSSQLYATNLVNLMKLLCKQKDGEIELDFDDVVTRNMTVSHEQSILFPPPPISVSAAPAQPKQETIKPTEVKEEKPSSMKYWFAGLGALAFTAIAATAPAAFLSHFTVFVLSCVVGYYVVWNVSHSLHTPLMSVTNAISGIIVVGALLQIGHGSIVINLLAFAAILIASINIFGGFTVTHRMLKMFRKDQ
- a CDS encoding tetratricopeptide repeat protein codes for the protein MMRTFLISLILIAAVPVKAEIQAVDIYSVKQLSQLIHQDRYLQQVKHDDCQLVEDIEARAEVLKEPLYQFLWGEMLLTGTCVPQDSRRGMTQLTASANQGSNEALFRLARYYDEGDRVIENNETAVKYALPAASGGYIPAQMLLVKLLNEGYGSPFDYEQSYKLLYHNVFDDKVSKDKAEKLLKRLATKMPASIVKRAQKRR